ACCAGTCATGTGCCTGATCGAATAGGCCTCACCCGGAAGGGTCTGAGGCACTTCTGTTATCTAGTGTTAATGTGCTGGCCTTGACAGCACTCATGATCTCTCGTGTTTTCAGTATTCTCCACGTTAACTGAATCTCTTTAGTTTGTTGTATGTTTTTGTGTGTCTTCTTGGCCTATCTGGAGACAAGGGGAAGTTATTTTAAGCTTCTCAACATGGATTTTCTGGAGACAAGAACACGAAACAAAATAACTTTTAGGTTGCAAGTTTTCTGCTGTTATAAGTTGGTAATAGAACTTAGTTCGACTAATGTCATAATACAAATGGAAGTTACTTTAGGCTTTCTCAACCCTTATTTTTCTGTTAGGTGCTGGACTGTCTTTCGTAGGAGGAGCCGTTTTTGGTTGGACATTTGGACAAGAAATCGCAAATCACGCTTATCAACTCTACAGGTTGGACACAATGGCTGCACAAGCCAAATTTATGGATTGGTGGGAAAACAAGTGCCGGAGGTGATCTTTAAAAAGAACTTTTTGTGATGTCGAAAGCAGCACCTGGACTCGCTTTCCATTTGGTTAAATAATGGCGGCATGTCGAAAACATAACGTTTGGTCCAATGCTTTGGCTTTTGTTATAAACTTTCGCATCTGAGTTTGAAGGATTTGGAGTTTACTTTTTTTGCCCTTTTGGAAGCAACTTGATGGAACCAGTTGTTTACATTACAGTGCTTTGAATAAAGTTGATGCAGTTCTATCATTGTTTGCAATGTTTTCAAGCTTTCATTTGTGTCCATTTTGATAAGGCAATTATTGAAAATAGTTTCAGTATTCTTGGCAGGTCAccatttgtttatttctttgccATACGGCAAGCACTAATCAATTAAATTTCATTCATAACTTTGTATGAAAAATAATTGTCAAATTCAGAGATAAAAGTATAAAAGATATTGTCAAATTCAGATCATAGTTCAAAATGTTATAATCTTTTGTAAAAGCTCATTCAAGTATTCAGAATTTGTCATTATCTTCAACAGTATGGAGCAACTAACAGTAAAGggcttataaattataaaataaacagtcAAAATTATACATTTACATAAACCTGCTGATTCCCTAACTTCTGAATAATTATAACTTTATTTACTTTTATTCAGCATCTTTTTATTCTGAATAAGTTCCCAGTCACCAACTGTTTCTATTCCATGTATTCGGAATACATCCTTCAAAAACATAtctgaaaagaaaaaggaaacatTTGGTTCATTAAGAATCACagatgcaacatcaagaaacaatCACCTATGTTATTTAGACTCGAGTGCAGATGtcggataaaatatatatgttcGAAAACATATATACAACAACGAAATACCGTATTTCTTGAAAGGTCATGTCTCAATTCGGAAGGGAAGGggtaaattgacaaaaaaaaaaaactttttaattACCTCTCTGGAAATTGGGGCATAGTTAAACAAACCAATTTGCCAATAAATCCTTTATATGAGACAACAATACAAAGCAAAGCATCTTTGTATGATAAGACTAAGAGATCAAAATCAAATAACCATATATGAAATACTAAATATTTAAGAGTATATATTATAAGAGAAAATAAGGTAAAAGAACCATGAAAGCCCTGTACTAGAAGTCGGCGTGCATTTTGCCCCCTCTACTAGAAAAAAATAGCAAATTAGTCATTCCATGTTAAATCCAGAATCAAATCGGTTCTTTCTATTAGAAACTGACATGACTGACAAAATAACCTAAAAATGACAAGTGACATGTCATGTGTATCTTATGTTGACGTACAATGACCaacttttaatagtaaaaatggataGAATTTTTAACATAAAGACCAATTTGCTATGTGATTTAATGTACAGGGAcaaatttacccattttttgagTATAGGAGCCAAAATGCAACATAACTCCTAGTACAGGAGCCTCCATAATACTTCTACTTTTACAGAGAAAATGATAAGCACATGAACCAATATCATAGCAATTGTCAATTTCTAGCATCTTTAGATAGAAAGGTATACCACATAAAAGATCAATCTATATGCAAATATTGAAATCTAAAGCAAAATTTCAACACCTTATTTGGAAGCTGAACTTGAAGCACGTGAAGCTTCGGCACTGATGTCGGGCAAAGGAGCTTCTTCACTCGTGTCTGATATCTGACAGCGATTTGGTTCCTGATTAGAACTGTTCTCCAAACTAGTTGTTACGGTAGGAGGGTTGGTTCCATTGTCTCGGGTTTCTAGACGTTCCATCATGCGAGAGACTGTTGCAATGCCGGCATTAACCTCTCTCCTTACTTCGGAACCAATATCTGCCATGGAAGTGTTGCGAGAGAAGAATCTCTCCTTCCACCCCCTCGTACTCCTCGAAATTGACTCTTTGTATCTAAAAAGAATGCGCATTTATAATAAATcatgcaaagaaaaaaaaaattcaaaatatcatcACACTAGTTAAAACCTTGAATGTCCCCGTATGACAGATACCTCGTTGAAACGGCATTGAACCGTGACTTTAGCGACTCGGAAAATGATTGGAATTCTGAAGGCCCGGCGCTATCTTGACTATTAGGCGACGTCCTGTAAAATAGAAGATGTTATTGTAATAAAGAAGGTAAAAATATCATAGAGACCCTTGTACTAGGTATCATATTGCATTTTGCTTCTTTACCCAAAAAAGGGCAACTTAATCCCTATACATTggatcaaagagcaaactggtcATTTCTGCTAAAACTTTCATCCATTTCTATTACAAGTGACGTGTCACATGTACTTCATGCCGACGTACAAGAAccagtttttaatagtagaagtgaatgaaatttttaacaagatgacaaatttactctttgatttaacaaatagggactaatttgccctTTTTTTGAGTAGAGGGGGCAAAATTCAATGTGAATCCTAGTACAAgggcctccatgatacttttgCCAAAAAAAAGGCTGAAAATGTGTTCTAACTGCCTAATAAACGAAAAAGCAAGGAGAATCGAGTTAGAGAATAGCAAGTACCTAGTGTTCGAGGAATTCCCTCGATCATTGACCAAAAGAATGCTGGAGCTAGATGCCGAGGCAGGCTGCTGATCGGCTTGGACAGAGGGTAGAGTAATTGATGCCGGAGATTCTTCCCCAGCTGTTCTTGCAGGAAAAGAGGGTGATCCAACGGTGATCGGAGAGGCCGGTTCTCCTTCACTTTGAGTTGGAGATAATGAAGATATGGGACCAGTCGAGGAGGGTTCATCATTCGAATGAGAAAAGACCAAGTACTGTGGACGACGACCTTGAGCTGATGACCTATTCCTCAGAGCTTCCCTTCTCGAAATATGGTGTGCTCGCCCCATTGCAGCAGCAGCAGCCAAGTGCTGAATTATGCGCTCCTCGAGCTCAGCATCATTGACCCCGACCGGCAACTGCAATTAAAACCAACCCTCTATGAGAATGGTTAGGGTTCGATTCAATTTATCGATCATAAAATGATGATGCTAAGAAATACAAACATGCTGTAGTTCAAAATCCCCCAGAGTTGGATGACGAAATATGGTTGCATTTCTAGAGGGATTGAACCTAAAACTCCTTTCCCGTTCCACAGCCTCGAGCAGTTCCTGGCTgccaaagcaaagagaaaatcaTTCGCATGTAATATACATGGAAAAAATAAATCTCAAACATTAATAAATCGATGAAATACCGACCTGGTAGGATCTTTCAGGCTAATTGGCTGCCAACACATGGGGCATTGAGAACTCCTTTGACACCTGCAAGATCAAAATAGTAAAACAACATATCCCAGATTTAAAAGTCAGGTAGATTCAGGTATTTTACTTGATAATACTTTtaggagtcagattgcattttggcCCTTTTAAAAAAATGTATAGCTTTATCCCTAtacgttagatcaaagagtaaactgGTTCTTTCTGTCAAAAATTCCATCCCGTTAAAAACTGGTATGGTTGACAATAACCAAACAATTACACATAGTATACCATTTGCACCTTATATTGACGTACAAGAACCAGTTTTTAACGGTAAAAAATGATGAAATGTTTAATATAATGATCAGTTTGGGCTTTGATTTAACATACAggagctaatttgcccattttttgaatcgagggggcaaaatgcaatttgacACCTAGTACAAAGAccttcatggtacttttaccgcAGATAGGGCCACCTTCAAGCTcgaaaacatacaattcagccattTACTATTCACATATGCTGATAAGAATTACATCACGAAACTAGGATAAAATGAGAATGGATTATACTACCATTCAAGAATGCAAGATTCAGGTATTTTACTCAGTAATAACCCAAGTCATGTCCCCGACTGGTTTATAACAAAAAGCAAATAGGGCCATATTCAAGCTagaaaacatacaattcagccattGACTATTCATGAAACTAAAATAAAACGGGAACAGATTATACTACCATTCAAGAATGCATTGAAGATGGAACTCGTGCTTGCAGCCAGTCACCTGTAAGTCTCGAAAACAAACAAAGATCAAAGAAATGTACATTCAAATATCGAATAAACGAGAATAGTTATTCTAAAGATCTGTATACCGTGGATGGATCACTTTCACAGAATGCTTCTAGACATATACTACAAGCATCATCACAAGCATCCTGGATTCCACCTTCAACAAAAGCGGCGGCTGAGGTTAAATGCGCCTCGGATTTGGTATCTTCCATCACCTATAAAGGCCAAAAACACCAAAGCATATAATTTTTCAATCTCAATTCCCAATTTTCtataattgaaaatatatataaaattaaactaaaacatgCTTTTGAGGACAAAAATGGAACCAAACGATTCATTATATACAATCAACACTCAATATACATACATCACACTGATCAActcaattttaacaaaaaaagataataaattaagccttaaaaaactttaaaattaaaaaaaaagacttCATTAAATTCATAATAGAGGTAAAAATAatccataaaaatttaaaagaacaAACTTTTCCCCCATAAATTGTTAAACTTTACCTTCATTTTCTCATCAAACAAACACCAAAAAGAAATCCAGAAAGCAAAATCAAAGAAACAACCAGAATTTACTTTACCTCCATTTTTTTCACCAAACAAACACCAAAAAGAAACCCAGAAAATTAAATCAAAGAAATACCCAGAATTTACTTTACCTCTCCAAGCAGAAAAAACAACCCAGCAGATCGATTAATAAAATAAGGAGCTAAAAGAGTATAGATTTGGGCAAAGTGGAAGACTTTGAATTTGgggctttttttttctttagtgaatttttttttctttttggaagAATGGATGAAAGTGATGActttttgattaattttaatgaagaGTGTGGGGTTTAAGATATGGGGtaagtgaaaaagaaaaaggttttATTAGTGAATTACTCTTAAATTACATCTTAATTTCTAAATTAGTCCTTAAAGTAAATGGTATATAACCAATATTTTTGAAATCAGACTGATGGTTGAATAGGTCAAAGTACTGACTTTCGGTTTGATTGGTTCAATTGATTTATCCTGTTGAtttgattttattaaataaattattaaaaaatattataaaaattgaaatatattaAATAGAGAAAATTGGTTCAATCATCAGTTCAACTGATATTTTAGCTTGGTTCCAACGGTTCACTCTAAATTCGATTCAACCCTTTATCCAATTTGATAAATCAATCGATTTTCAATTCAACCAATCAATTTAGTCCGATTCTAATAACCCTGTATCTAGtccatcaatttagtcccaaaaaaTAACACCATCCATTAAAAAGTGATATTTTATTAGATGCAGTACATTTTGTTTTAgtaaaataagttttttttttagaaattttggtaAAATGAGATAAATTTGATATCTTAGGTCTATTTTTTACCAAAAATAACTTCAAGGACTAATATCAAAATTAGGATACAGTTAaggg
Above is a genomic segment from Gossypium arboreum isolate Shixiya-1 chromosome 8, ASM2569848v2, whole genome shotgun sequence containing:
- the LOC108469798 gene encoding E3 ubiquitin-protein ligase RHF2A-like isoform X2; its protein translation is MEDTKSEAHLTSAAAFVEGGIQDACDDACSICLEAFCESDPSTVTGCKHEFHLQCILEWCQRSSQCPMCWQPISLKDPTSQELLEAVERERSFRFNPSRNATIFRHPTLGDFELQHLPVGVNDAELEERIIQHLAAAAAMGRAHHISRREALRNRSSAQGRRPQYLVFSHSNDEPSSTGPISSLSPTQSEGEPASPITVGSPSFPARTAGEESPASITLPSVQADQQPASASSSSILLVNDRGNSSNTRTSPNSQDSAGPSEFQSFSESLKSRFNAVSTRYKESISRSTRGWKERFFSRNTSMADIGSEVRREVNAGIATVSRMMERLETRDNGTNPPTVTTSLENSSNQEPNRCQISDTSEEAPLPDISAEASRASSSASK
- the LOC108469798 gene encoding E3 ubiquitin-protein ligase RHF2A-like isoform X1 is translated as MEVMEDTKSEAHLTSAAAFVEGGIQDACDDACSICLEAFCESDPSTVTGCKHEFHLQCILEWCQRSSQCPMCWQPISLKDPTSQELLEAVERERSFRFNPSRNATIFRHPTLGDFELQHLPVGVNDAELEERIIQHLAAAAAMGRAHHISRREALRNRSSAQGRRPQYLVFSHSNDEPSSTGPISSLSPTQSEGEPASPITVGSPSFPARTAGEESPASITLPSVQADQQPASASSSSILLVNDRGNSSNTRTSPNSQDSAGPSEFQSFSESLKSRFNAVSTRYKESISRSTRGWKERFFSRNTSMADIGSEVRREVNAGIATVSRMMERLETRDNGTNPPTVTTSLENSSNQEPNRCQISDTSEEAPLPDISAEASRASSSASK